The following are from one region of the Pseudazoarcus pumilus genome:
- a CDS encoding cytochrome b/b6 domain-containing protein — protein MNEHRTRVWDIPTRLFHWALAALVVAAVVSVKIGGNAMEWHGRFGHAILGLIVFRLVWGVIGSTYARFAHFVRGPGAIREYMAGRWSGVGHNPLGALSVVALLAVVTFQSTTGLFSNDDIAFSGPLAAAVSSDTSTWLSGWHRRMEWVIYGLVALHVAAVLFYVLFRREDIVTPMVTGYRATRVPHPPARGGGVVAFVVALALAAGTVWATSGVFVEPPPPPPANTPAW, from the coding sequence ATGAACGAACACCGGACCCGCGTCTGGGACATTCCGACACGACTTTTCCACTGGGCGCTGGCGGCGCTCGTGGTCGCTGCCGTCGTGTCGGTCAAGATCGGCGGCAATGCGATGGAATGGCACGGCCGCTTCGGCCACGCCATCCTCGGCCTGATCGTGTTCCGGCTGGTGTGGGGCGTGATCGGCTCGACTTACGCGCGCTTCGCGCATTTCGTGCGCGGTCCCGGTGCGATCCGCGAATACATGGCCGGGCGCTGGTCCGGCGTGGGGCACAATCCGCTCGGCGCGCTGTCGGTGGTGGCACTGCTCGCGGTGGTCACGTTTCAGTCGACCACCGGGCTGTTCTCGAACGACGACATCGCCTTTTCCGGGCCGCTCGCCGCCGCGGTGTCCTCGGACACCAGCACGTGGCTGAGCGGCTGGCACCGGCGCATGGAATGGGTCATCTATGGCCTCGTGGCGTTGCACGTCGCGGCGGTGCTGTTCTACGTGCTCTTCAGGCGCGAGGACATCGTCACACCGATGGTGACCGGCTACCGTGCGACGCGCGTGCCGCATCCGCCGGCGCGGGGGGGCGGCGTGGTCGCCTTCGTCGTCGCGCTGGCTCTGGCGGCCGGCACGGTGTGGGCGACCAGCGGCGTCTTCGTCGAGCCGCCCCCGCCTCCGCCGGCCAACACGCCGGCCTGGTAG